GCAGCGTGCTGGCCGACCGGGTATCGACTGCAGGGCATGCACGGTTCATGCGGCAAGTATATCACGGCGTGATATATTGGACAAATCGGTGCTGGAAGCCCTGAAGGATTAGGTTTTTTGACGAAGGGTAGCGGCTCAGTTTGGTTCTTAATTTGTGGTGCGCCGGTCCTGTCCGCCTCCTTCGGCCTCAGTACGGACAGGGGTATCCGTGTCACAAACCAAATGAATCACAGCTTCAAGAGCTCTGTTGACAAGAATAGCGATACTGGGCCAAGATAGTAAGGTTCACCCATTTGAAATTAGGGATATAAGAGAATTGGATACACACTTTCAGAAAAAGGAACGAGGAAGAATACGCTGGCACGTGGTTGATGCCGACGGGGTTATACTGGGGAGACTGGCGGCCCGGACCGCTCGGATTCTGATCGGAAAGGACTTTCCAGACTGGACTCCGTTTTCGGACCATCGCGAAGGGATTATTGTTGTTAACGCTGAAAAAGTACGCTTGACCGGGAGAAAGCTTGAGCAGAAGGTTTACCGGCACTACACGGGATATCCGGGTGGGTTGAAGGAAATTTCAGCCCAACGGATGCTGGAGACAAAGCCGGAAGAACTGGTGCGCGAAGCTGTCCTGGGGATGCTCCCCAAGTCACGTCTGGGAAGCCGGTTAGCGACACGACTTAAGGTCTATGCTGGTCCAAGGCATCCGCATCAGGCACAGAATCCTGTGCCGGCCCGCCTTGCGGTTTAGTTACGATTAAGACATCAATAGCAATCCATGAGGAGTAGGTGTGGCTGAGTTGAGTCAATTTTGGGGTACAGGACGAAGGAAGACTTCCGTGGCGCGAGTGAGGCTTTCCCCGGGCACGGGAAAGATTCAGGTGAATCATCGCTCTTTTGAGCAGTACTTCCCCTCGGAGGCGTTGCGCGCCGAAGTTCGACAGCCGCTGGTTTTTACTGAGAACGACGGCAAATTTGATATTATGGTCAATGCTCGAGGGGGTGGAATTCACAGCCAGGCGGGAGCTGCCCGGCTGGGTATTTCACGCGCACTGATCCTGTTCGACCCCGAGTTGCGCCCCCGCTTGCGACAGAGCGATTTCCTTACCCGCGATCCGCGCGCCAAAGAACGAAAGAAATACGGCCAGAAGGGCGCGCGCAAGCGGTTCCAGTTCTCGAAGCGGTAAAACTTGAGATTGACAGGCAGCAGGCGTCCAGGCCCTTGCCTTGAATGCTGGCCAGAGAACGCCCCTGATTTTTTGGCGTTGGAGGAGATTTGTCCACCATTACGATGAAAGAATTTCTGGAGGCAGGCGTCCATTTTGGCCACCAGACCCGCCGCTGGAACCCCAAGATGAAAGAGTACATCTATGGGGAACGGAACGGCATATACATTATCGATCTCCAGAAGACCCTGAAGCTTTTCAAAGAAGCCACCAAATTCCTGGCCGAACTCGCGCGGAACGGCAGAGTCATTTTGTTTGTGGGAACTAAGCGGCAGGCGCAGGAGGCGGTTTCCGAAGAGGCGCAGCGGTGTCAGATGTTCTACATTAACCATCGCTGGCTTGGAGGGTTGCTGACGAACCATACCACCATCCAGAGGTCGATCCAGCGCCTGCGCGAGCTGGAGGAAATGAGCAGGGATGGGCGGTATGACCTGTTGACCAAGAAGGAAGTCCAGCGGCTGGAGCGTGAGCGCAAGCACCTTGTACAGAACCTGGCTGGCATCAAAGACATGCCCGGATTGCCGGACGCTCTGTTTGTGGTCGACTCCAACAAGGAAGAGATTGCGGTCCTCGAAGCCCGCAAGCTGGGCATCCCGGTTGTGGCGGTGGTTGACACGAACTGCAATCCGGATGTTGTGGATTACGTGATTCCGGGCAACGACGATGCGCTCCGGGCCATCCGGCTATTCACCTCGCGGGTTGCTGACGCCATCATGGAAGGAAGGCAGATGGCGCTTGAAAAGCAGATGGAAGAAGAGAAGATCGCGGCAGAGAAAGCTGCTGAAGAGCTTGAGGCTCGGCGGCAGGCTGAAGCCATCGAGGCGAGCGAGCTGATTGTCGGAGAGGCGGATGTTTCCCTTGATATCGGCGAGGAAGACTACGAAAAATATTTGAAACTTGAGGAAAAAGAGGTGGAGCAGGAAGCCTCACGCGGCGCTTTGGGAGATGATGAAGGCGCTGAAGGGCGTGCCCGGGCAAAGAAGCGCCAGAAGTTTGCAGGCAAGCCTCGAAGCCGCCACGGGGACGAAGGTGCGCCGGATGCGCTCAACCTTGAAAGCGAATAGGAATTAAGAAAATGACGCGCTGATAAGGTGGGCGGGCGGGGTCACACTGCCTGCCTTTTTCGCGTCTGGAGGCAGAGAGGACAGGATGGCGGTTTCACTGGATACAGTTAAAAAACTGCGGGAAATGAGTGGCGCTCCCATGATGGAGTGCAAGAAGGCTCTGGATGAGGCTGGCGGAGACCTGGAACAGGCGTTTACAGTTCTGCGGAAGCGGGGCCAGGCTGCGGCGGCCAAGAAAGCGAGCCGTGCTGCAACTGAGGGCCTGGTGGGTTCCTACATCCACGCGGGCGGGAAGATCGGCGTAATTATCGAAGTCAATTGTGAATCTGATTTTGTCGCCAGAAATTCAGAGTTCCAGCAACTGGTCCATGACCTGGCGATGCAGGTTTGCGCGACAGACCCGCGCTTCATCCGCCGGGAAGATGTGCGGCCGGAGATTCTTGAGCGCGAACGCGAGGTCTTGCGGGCACAGACGGCGGAGAGCGGAAAGCCCGAAGAGGTGGTCAATCGAATTGTCGAAGGCAAATTGCGAAAGTTTTTTGAGGAGAACTGCCTTTACGAGCAACACTTTATTAAAGACGGCACCGGAAACGTCACAATCGGGGAATTGATTAATTCCCGGATCGCCAAATTTGGCGAAAACATCCTGGTTCGCCGCTTTTCCCGCTTCAAGGTGGGAGAATCTGTTGGGGAGACCGATGTGGATGGAGGCGCAAATTGAGGTCCTGTGCCTGAAGCCGCGCAGAAGGACATTCCTGGCATATGAGCGAACCTGCCTTTCACCGGATCCTGCTAAAGCTGAGCGGGGAAGCGCTCATGGGTGGGCGCGGTTTTGGAATTGATCCTGCCGTCGCGTCTCGTATTGCTTTCGAAGTGAATGAAATCCAGCAGATGGGCGTTCAAGTCGCGGTTGTGGTGGGCGGCGGGAACTTCATCCGCGGAGTGGTGGCATCGCAGCACGGAATTGACCGCGTGGTCGCTGATAATATGGGGATGCTGGCGACCATCATCAACGCCCTGGCGCTCCAGGACGCCCTGGAAAGAGCGGGCTCGCCGACGAGGGTCGTCACGGCGATTGAAGTCCGTGAAATTGCCGAGCCGTTTATCCGGCGGCGCGCCATTCGCCACCTTGAAAAAGGCCGCGTCATCGTCCTTGCGGGAGGAACGGGGAATCCTTATTTCTCTACCGATACCGCCGCGGCGTTACGGGCCATGGAGATCAAGGCCGACGTAATCCTGAAGGCCACTAAAGTGAACGGCGTTTATGATGCGGATCCCGCAAAGGTGGCTGATGCCAAAATGATCACCAGGATTAACTACCTCGATGTTCTGTCGCGCGGCCTCGCGGTGATGGACACAACAGCGATTTCGCTTTGCATGGACAACAACTTGCCGATCATCGTTTTCAATCTGACGGTACCGGGCAACCTGAAGCGAGTGGTGATGGGGGAGAAGATCGGTTCACTCGTGGCGGCGTAAAGCGCGGGCAAGAAGGCTTTGCCATGATCAATGAGACGACGGCTGGTACAAAAGCACGGATGACAAAGGCTCTGGAGGACTT
This genomic stretch from Acidobacteriota bacterium harbors:
- a CDS encoding 50S ribosomal protein L13 — its product is MDTHFQKKERGRIRWHVVDADGVILGRLAARTARILIGKDFPDWTPFSDHREGIIVVNAEKVRLTGRKLEQKVYRHYTGYPGGLKEISAQRMLETKPEELVREAVLGMLPKSRLGSRLATRLKVYAGPRHPHQAQNPVPARLAV
- the rpsB gene encoding 30S ribosomal protein S2 translates to MSTITMKEFLEAGVHFGHQTRRWNPKMKEYIYGERNGIYIIDLQKTLKLFKEATKFLAELARNGRVILFVGTKRQAQEAVSEEAQRCQMFYINHRWLGGLLTNHTTIQRSIQRLRELEEMSRDGRYDLLTKKEVQRLERERKHLVQNLAGIKDMPGLPDALFVVDSNKEEIAVLEARKLGIPVVAVVDTNCNPDVVDYVIPGNDDALRAIRLFTSRVADAIMEGRQMALEKQMEEEKIAAEKAAEELEARRQAEAIEASELIVGEADVSLDIGEEDYEKYLKLEEKEVEQEASRGALGDDEGAEGRARAKKRQKFAGKPRSRHGDEGAPDALNLESE
- a CDS encoding 30S ribosomal protein S9, producing the protein MAELSQFWGTGRRKTSVARVRLSPGTGKIQVNHRSFEQYFPSEALRAEVRQPLVFTENDGKFDIMVNARGGGIHSQAGAARLGISRALILFDPELRPRLRQSDFLTRDPRAKERKKYGQKGARKRFQFSKR
- a CDS encoding UMP kinase, which produces MSEPAFHRILLKLSGEALMGGRGFGIDPAVASRIAFEVNEIQQMGVQVAVVVGGGNFIRGVVASQHGIDRVVADNMGMLATIINALALQDALERAGSPTRVVTAIEVREIAEPFIRRRAIRHLEKGRVIVLAGGTGNPYFSTDTAAALRAMEIKADVILKATKVNGVYDADPAKVADAKMITRINYLDVLSRGLAVMDTTAISLCMDNNLPIIVFNLTVPGNLKRVVMGEKIGSLVAA
- the tsf gene encoding translation elongation factor Ts; translation: MAVSLDTVKKLREMSGAPMMECKKALDEAGGDLEQAFTVLRKRGQAAAAKKASRAATEGLVGSYIHAGGKIGVIIEVNCESDFVARNSEFQQLVHDLAMQVCATDPRFIRREDVRPEILEREREVLRAQTAESGKPEEVVNRIVEGKLRKFFEENCLYEQHFIKDGTGNVTIGELINSRIAKFGENILVRRFSRFKVGESVGETDVDGGAN